From a region of the Hymenobacter jejuensis genome:
- a CDS encoding M20/M25/M40 family metallo-hydrolase, giving the protein MQLLRTLCQIAAPAGNEAPLTEFLLNYIDQNQASWRVQPQVVTGKEFQDCIILIFGQPRTAIFAHLDSIGFTVRYGRQLVRIGGPDLQTGYRLVGRDSQGDIECTLLIEEETGELGYEFTRDIDRGTELTFKCDFRETESSVQSCYLDNRLGVWNALRVAETLENGIIAFSCWEEHGGGSVAYLAKYIHEHYGVRQALISDITWVTEGVHPGQGVAISLRDSLIPRRAYVERIRRVAEQSGVPFQLEVEGSGGSDAKELQHGAQPWDWCFVGAPEDNVHSPDEIVDKRDIDSMVALYQVLMREL; this is encoded by the coding sequence ATGCAGCTCTTGCGAACCTTATGCCAGATAGCGGCTCCTGCCGGGAACGAGGCTCCTTTAACGGAATTCTTGCTCAACTACATCGACCAAAACCAAGCCTCTTGGCGAGTGCAGCCACAAGTCGTAACCGGTAAGGAATTTCAAGATTGCATTATTTTGATATTTGGCCAGCCGCGGACGGCTATTTTTGCGCATTTGGATAGCATAGGATTCACAGTTCGGTATGGTCGACAGCTGGTACGCATCGGAGGGCCCGATTTGCAAACCGGTTATCGGTTGGTAGGGCGTGATTCTCAGGGTGATATTGAGTGTACGCTCCTTATTGAGGAAGAAACCGGTGAGTTGGGCTATGAGTTCACGCGTGACATCGATCGGGGTACCGAACTCACGTTCAAGTGCGATTTCCGCGAAACAGAAAGCTCCGTGCAATCCTGTTACTTGGATAACCGACTTGGGGTTTGGAATGCTTTGCGCGTGGCCGAGACGTTGGAGAACGGCATTATCGCATTTAGCTGTTGGGAAGAGCACGGCGGCGGCTCCGTGGCGTATCTGGCGAAGTACATCCACGAGCACTACGGCGTTCGGCAGGCCCTTATTTCGGACATTACTTGGGTTACAGAAGGTGTGCACCCTGGCCAAGGCGTTGCCATTTCCCTGCGCGACTCCCTTATTCCGCGCCGCGCTTATGTCGAGCGCATCCGCCGCGTTGCTGAGCAGTCGGGCGTACCGTTTCAGCTGGAGGTAGAAGGCAGCGGCGGCTCCGACGCCAAGGAGTTGCAGCATGGCGCGCAGCCTTGGGATTGGTGCTTCGTGGGCGCCCCGGAAGACAACGTACATTCCCCCGACGAAATCGTCGACAAACGCGACATCGATAGCATGGTAGCGCTTTACCAAGTGCTGATGCGCGAGCTATAG
- a CDS encoding tol-pal system protein YbgF, which yields MTLKLRFVLLLALMPFLTMAQGTDTARKAPAPMRHIDVDNVDILPSAVDTKGWLLLDKDIQLELEGAVQNLYNFKYDKAEKQFRSLRRRYPQHPMPYFLLGLSTWWKIVPTNVQTKQYDKIFFAYMDTAITKGEQLYKRDNKNYEACFFLSAAYGFDARLNAERKNWRKATVSSKRALEYLQISQEANGLSPEFLFGQALFNYYAVWISETYPLLRPVLLFFPKGNRELGLQQLRNVANNGFYTGLEAKFFLMKILNNEEEDSKAAMPISRYLATNYPDNGYFQRFYALLCFNEGEHRECERVSREILDKINRGMPGYEAISGKYATYFLGWLMEYRYKDIEKAKDYYQRCIVFAESTSETTGGFYLYANRELARIADQQEDPKTAIRYYKEVLDKADRKSESFREAKAYIKAHKK from the coding sequence ATGACTCTAAAACTCCGATTTGTCCTGTTGCTGGCGCTGATGCCTTTTCTTACGATGGCCCAGGGTACCGACACAGCGCGTAAGGCCCCAGCTCCCATGCGGCACATCGACGTGGACAACGTGGACATTCTGCCTTCGGCCGTTGACACCAAAGGTTGGTTGCTGCTAGACAAGGATATCCAGCTGGAGTTGGAGGGAGCCGTGCAGAACCTCTACAACTTCAAGTACGACAAGGCCGAAAAGCAGTTCCGCTCGCTGCGCCGCCGCTACCCCCAGCACCCGATGCCCTACTTCCTGCTGGGCCTGAGCACTTGGTGGAAGATCGTGCCCACCAACGTCCAGACCAAGCAGTACGACAAGATCTTTTTCGCCTACATGGACACGGCCATCACTAAAGGCGAGCAGCTCTACAAGCGCGACAACAAAAACTACGAGGCCTGCTTTTTCCTGTCTGCCGCTTACGGGTTTGATGCGCGCCTGAACGCCGAACGCAAAAACTGGCGCAAGGCGACGGTCAGCAGCAAGCGGGCCTTGGAATATTTGCAGATCAGCCAAGAAGCCAACGGCTTAAGTCCAGAGTTTCTGTTCGGACAAGCGCTGTTTAATTATTACGCCGTCTGGATTTCGGAAACCTACCCGCTGCTGCGGCCGGTGCTATTGTTCTTCCCCAAAGGCAATCGTGAGCTGGGTTTGCAACAGTTGCGTAACGTGGCCAACAACGGCTTCTACACTGGCTTGGAGGCGAAGTTTTTCCTCATGAAGATTCTGAATAATGAGGAAGAGGACAGCAAGGCCGCAATGCCCATATCTCGTTATCTAGCAACCAATTATCCCGACAACGGCTATTTCCAGCGGTTCTACGCTCTGCTCTGTTTTAATGAAGGCGAACACCGGGAATGCGAACGAGTAAGCCGCGAGATACTAGACAAAATCAACCGGGGCATGCCCGGTTACGAAGCGATAAGCGGCAAGTACGCCACCTACTTCTTGGGGTGGCTCATGGAGTATCGCTACAAAGACATCGAGAAAGCCAAGGATTACTACCAACGGTGCATCGTGTTTGCTGAGAGCACGAGTGAAACTACCGGCGGCTTTTACCTCTACGCTAATCGGGAGCTTGCTCGCATTGCTGATCAACAAGAGGATCCCAAAACCGCGATACGGTATTACAAGGAGGTGCTCGACAAAGCCGACCGCAAATCGGAAAGTTTTCGCGAGGCCAAAGCGTACATAAAGGCTCATAAAAAGTAA
- a CDS encoding formyl transferase, translating to MSQSAFSGKRIVILAGPGESTDILFHALDREFGVHRIIVETPVSQKQLLKRRLEKLGWPTVAGQVLFKLLIAKQLEGSSKRRLQAIKQQQQLDSRPLPEDRVVRVSSVNAPECIEQLQQLQPDVIVVNGTRIISKKVLNSVPCKFINTHAGITPLYRGVHGGYWALANNDRAHCGVSVHLVDPGIDTGAIIAQALIDPTPEDNFVTYPLLQLAAGLPLLKQAIRDALQGTLMLKPAPEGQSRLWSHPTLQEYLHNRRRTGTR from the coding sequence ATGAGCCAGTCTGCTTTCTCCGGGAAAAGAATCGTCATTCTCGCCGGCCCCGGCGAATCCACTGATATTCTGTTTCACGCGCTCGATCGGGAGTTTGGCGTCCACCGCATCATCGTGGAAACGCCAGTGAGTCAAAAGCAATTGCTAAAGCGACGATTGGAAAAGCTAGGCTGGCCGACCGTGGCAGGACAGGTTTTATTTAAATTATTGATAGCGAAGCAGTTAGAGGGAAGCTCGAAGCGGCGCCTGCAAGCTATCAAACAGCAGCAGCAACTTGATAGCCGTCCTTTACCTGAGGATCGGGTGGTCCGGGTAAGCTCGGTGAATGCACCGGAATGCATCGAGCAATTACAGCAATTGCAGCCCGACGTGATTGTGGTGAACGGCACCCGCATCATCTCGAAGAAGGTGCTAAACAGCGTGCCTTGCAAATTTATCAACACCCACGCTGGTATCACGCCGCTTTACCGTGGCGTGCACGGAGGCTATTGGGCGCTGGCCAACAACGATCGTGCGCATTGTGGCGTTAGCGTGCACCTTGTCGATCCCGGAATTGATACGGGGGCCATCATCGCCCAAGCCCTAATCGATCCGACCCCGGAAGATAATTTCGTCACCTACCCGCTGCTGCAACTGGCGGCTGGGCTGCCTTTGCTCAAGCAGGCCATCCGCGACGCGCTGCAAGGCACGCTGATGCTCAAACCGGCTCCCGAAGGGCAATCGCGGCTGTGGTCGCATCCTACGTTGCAGGAGTATCTGCACAATCGGCGGCGAACCGGCACGAGGTAA
- a CDS encoding polysaccharide deacetylase family protein, giving the protein MAHNQVVASEKGKFVISLDFEINWGVRDQQTLAQYGPNLLGVRQAVPAMLALFAEYKLRVTWATVGLLFFANKREMLAHLPTVRPEYADPKLSPYLALDAVGEDEASDPYHFGLSLIEQIRRTPGQEMATHTFCHYYCLERGQTPEAFRHDLQAAQRIATEQGLDLRSLVFPRNQHNSSYLSICQELGITSYRGNEASWIYKERNEEEQTLYKRGARLLDAYVNLSGHNCHAMSDIARSFPYNIPASRFLRPWSGRMKALEGLRLKRILSGMEHAARRGLVFHLWWHPHNFGANLPENMAVLQRIAEHYQHLQTAYGMESLSMRDIADRLQLQQSLPA; this is encoded by the coding sequence ATGGCTCATAATCAAGTAGTTGCTTCTGAGAAGGGCAAATTCGTAATCTCGCTTGACTTTGAGATTAACTGGGGTGTGCGCGATCAGCAAACGCTGGCCCAATACGGCCCTAATTTGCTTGGGGTGCGGCAGGCGGTGCCGGCTATGCTGGCCTTGTTTGCCGAATACAAGCTGCGCGTAACTTGGGCCACGGTTGGGTTGCTGTTTTTCGCCAACAAGCGCGAGATGCTGGCGCATTTGCCAACCGTTCGCCCCGAATACGCCGATCCGAAGCTGTCGCCCTATCTGGCGCTCGATGCCGTAGGCGAAGACGAGGCCAGCGATCCGTACCACTTTGGCCTTTCGCTGATTGAGCAAATCCGTCGCACGCCGGGGCAGGAGATGGCGACGCATACGTTCTGCCACTATTATTGCCTAGAGCGCGGCCAAACGCCCGAAGCCTTTCGGCACGATTTGCAAGCTGCCCAGCGCATTGCCACCGAACAAGGGCTTGATTTGCGTAGCTTGGTGTTTCCGCGTAACCAGCACAACAGCAGTTATTTATCGATCTGTCAAGAATTAGGCATCACCAGCTACCGGGGCAACGAAGCCTCATGGATTTACAAAGAGCGCAACGAGGAAGAACAGACGCTGTATAAGCGGGGTGCCCGTTTGCTGGATGCCTACGTAAATCTGTCGGGTCATAACTGTCACGCTATGAGTGACATAGCCCGTTCGTTTCCTTATAACATCCCCGCCAGTCGGTTTCTTCGGCCGTGGTCGGGGCGGATGAAGGCGTTGGAAGGGTTGCGCCTCAAGCGCATTCTGAGCGGTATGGAGCACGCGGCTCGCCGCGGCCTCGTCTTCCATTTGTGGTGGCACCCGCACAATTTCGGAGCTAATCTGCCCGAGAACATGGCTGTGCTCCAACGCATTGCCGAGCATTACCAGCACTTGCAGACCGCCTACGGGATGGAAAGCTTATCCATGCGCGACATAGCCGATCGTCTTCAACTCCAACAATCCCTGCCTGCATGA
- a CDS encoding glycosyltransferase family 4 protein, which yields MHILFIVPYPPGKAPSQRFRFEQYFDFLTEKGHTYHVAPFLSDSTWAILYKPGHTLAKVLGILGGFVRRAALLFTVPRYDRVFIHREAAPIGPPIFEWLIAKVLGKKIIYDFDDAIWMKDPAGEQTFISSLKWQQKVGSICRWAYKVSCGNAYLREYALQFNPNSIINPTTLDTEHLHNQVRDQHQTSRPVIGWTGTHTTLRHLDLVWPVLEKLENEGYDFEFRVISNQPPEHTGLRSLTFTPWRKATEIKDLLGFHLGLMPLVDDPWARGKCAFKALQYMSLGMPALVSPVGMNTEVVQEGHNGYICDTDAEWEAALRKLLADQELRAKQGAMARRTIVERYSVVSNKENFLALFQ from the coding sequence ATGCACATTTTATTTATAGTGCCGTATCCGCCCGGAAAAGCGCCATCGCAGCGGTTTCGTTTTGAGCAGTACTTTGATTTTCTGACGGAAAAAGGCCATACCTACCACGTAGCACCGTTTCTGTCGGACAGCACTTGGGCGATTTTGTACAAGCCGGGCCATACGCTGGCGAAAGTGCTGGGAATTTTGGGTGGTTTTGTGCGGCGGGCAGCGTTGTTGTTTACTGTGCCCCGCTACGATCGGGTTTTCATTCACCGAGAAGCCGCACCTATTGGTCCCCCCATCTTTGAATGGCTGATAGCCAAGGTGTTAGGAAAGAAAATTATTTACGATTTCGACGATGCCATCTGGATGAAAGACCCAGCCGGCGAGCAAACGTTCATCAGCAGCTTGAAGTGGCAGCAGAAGGTCGGCAGCATCTGCCGATGGGCGTACAAGGTGAGCTGCGGTAACGCGTATCTGCGCGAGTACGCATTGCAATTCAATCCCAACTCCATCATCAACCCGACCACGCTCGACACCGAACACCTGCATAACCAAGTGCGCGACCAGCACCAAACCAGCCGCCCCGTGATTGGGTGGACTGGCACGCATACCACATTGCGCCATCTCGATTTGGTTTGGCCGGTATTGGAGAAGTTGGAAAATGAAGGCTACGACTTTGAGTTTCGCGTTATTTCCAACCAGCCGCCCGAACACACCGGGTTGCGGTCGCTTACGTTTACGCCTTGGCGCAAAGCCACCGAGATCAAGGACCTGTTGGGCTTTCATCTGGGGCTGATGCCGTTGGTGGATGACCCGTGGGCGCGCGGCAAATGTGCTTTTAAAGCACTGCAATACATGTCGTTAGGCATGCCTGCCTTGGTGTCGCCAGTTGGGATGAACACGGAAGTAGTGCAGGAAGGCCACAATGGCTACATCTGCGATACGGACGCCGAGTGGGAAGCGGCATTGCGCAAGCTGCTCGCCGATCAGGAGTTGCGGGCCAAGCAAGGCGCTATGGCGCGGCGCACCATTGTTGAGCGCTACTCCGTGGTGTCAAACAAAGAGAATTTTCTGGCCTTGTTCCAGTAA
- a CDS encoding glycosyltransferase family 2 protein, translating into MAVSSSAPLFSVVSPVYQAEMVLNELLQRLAATLSALTDEYEIILVDDASTDGSWLLIEQHAALDPRIRGLKLSRNFGQHHAITAGLDVAHGQWIVVMDCDLQDQPEEIARLYQKAQQGYAVVMASRTARQDPWITRTFSRGFYAVLSYLSGTPQDPLVANFGIYHQRVIQEVGRLRESIRYFPTMVRWAGFRQTTLPVEHGVNGRPSTYNIVRQLRLATDVLLAYSDKPLRLTVWLGLLLAGGAFTLGLIMLVRALLGQIVVQGYASLIISISFFSGLIILVLGMIGLYVGKIFEGVRNRPLYVIEATT; encoded by the coding sequence ATGGCCGTTTCCTCCAGCGCACCGCTGTTTTCCGTTGTCAGTCCCGTTTATCAGGCCGAAATGGTGTTGAATGAATTGCTGCAACGGCTGGCCGCTACCCTCTCTGCTCTCACCGATGAATACGAGATCATCCTGGTCGATGATGCCAGCACCGACGGCAGCTGGCTCCTCATTGAGCAGCACGCGGCCCTCGACCCGCGCATTCGCGGATTGAAGCTGAGTCGTAATTTTGGGCAACACCACGCCATCACGGCCGGCCTCGATGTAGCCCACGGTCAATGGATTGTGGTGATGGACTGCGACTTACAGGACCAACCTGAAGAAATAGCCCGTCTGTATCAGAAAGCACAACAAGGCTACGCCGTGGTGATGGCCAGCCGGACGGCCCGTCAAGACCCTTGGATTACGCGCACTTTTTCGCGCGGCTTCTATGCCGTCCTTTCCTACCTATCCGGCACGCCACAGGATCCTTTGGTAGCCAACTTCGGCATTTACCACCAGCGGGTTATCCAGGAAGTGGGCCGCTTGCGCGAAAGCATTCGCTACTTTCCGACGATGGTGCGCTGGGCCGGCTTCCGGCAAACTACCCTGCCCGTAGAGCACGGTGTCAATGGGCGGCCCAGCACCTACAACATCGTGCGGCAGCTACGCCTGGCTACCGATGTCCTGCTGGCTTATTCCGATAAACCGCTGCGCCTCACTGTCTGGTTAGGCCTTTTACTGGCTGGCGGCGCTTTCACCCTTGGCCTGATTATGTTGGTGAGAGCGCTGCTGGGCCAGATTGTCGTGCAGGGATACGCTAGCCTGATCATTTCAATCAGCTTTTTCTCCGGCCTCATCATCTTAGTGCTGGGCATGATTGGACTGTACGTAGGCAAAATATTCGAAGGGGTGCGAAATCGGCCGCTTTACGTGATCGAAGCAACAACGTAA
- the rffA gene encoding dTDP-4-amino-4,6-dideoxygalactose transaminase, giving the protein MKPIPFNKPFLAGQELHYIQQAVAQGKLSGNGEFTQLCQRFFQQRYGIPKALLTTSATTALEMAALLLDLHPGDEVIMPSFTFTSTANAFVLRGARIVFADSYLDNPNLDISQLASLITPRTKAIVPVHYAGVACNMAPLLALAEEHGIWVIEDAAQAIEGYYLEKPLGAIGHLAAFSFHETKNVIAGEGGLLAINDERFAERAEILWEKGTNRAAFFRGEAARYQWIDIGSSFLPSELTAAYLWAQLEQITAIREQRLQQWNRYATALQSLAEAGHCALPAIPVYATHNGHIFYLICRDTNERQALIQHLAEHQILAVFHYQTLHNSPFYHNLHDGRQLPHARRFAECLLRLPLYFELSETDQQRVIAAVNSFYKA; this is encoded by the coding sequence ATGAAGCCAATTCCGTTTAACAAACCGTTTCTAGCGGGCCAAGAACTGCACTACATTCAGCAAGCCGTGGCCCAGGGCAAACTTTCGGGCAACGGCGAGTTTACGCAGCTTTGCCAGCGCTTTTTTCAACAACGCTACGGCATTCCCAAAGCCCTTCTGACCACGAGCGCAACCACAGCGCTGGAGATGGCGGCGTTGCTGCTTGATCTACACCCCGGCGACGAGGTCATCATGCCCTCATTCACGTTCACCTCAACGGCGAATGCCTTTGTGCTCCGCGGTGCCCGTATCGTATTCGCTGATAGCTACTTAGACAATCCGAATCTAGACATCAGTCAGCTTGCATCCCTGATTACGCCGCGCACAAAAGCCATTGTGCCGGTACATTATGCCGGCGTAGCCTGCAACATGGCGCCCCTGTTGGCCCTAGCCGAAGAACACGGCATTTGGGTAATTGAAGATGCGGCCCAAGCCATCGAAGGGTATTATCTGGAGAAACCGTTGGGCGCAATCGGCCATTTGGCCGCCTTCTCGTTCCACGAAACTAAAAACGTGATTGCCGGCGAAGGTGGCTTACTAGCGATCAATGACGAACGTTTTGCGGAGCGTGCCGAGATTCTATGGGAAAAAGGCACCAACCGCGCCGCTTTCTTCCGCGGTGAAGCCGCTCGGTATCAATGGATTGACATTGGCTCGTCGTTTCTGCCGTCCGAGCTGACGGCCGCTTACCTCTGGGCCCAGCTCGAACAAATCACAGCCATCCGGGAGCAACGCTTGCAGCAATGGAACCGATACGCGACGGCGCTTCAATCGCTAGCCGAAGCAGGCCATTGCGCGTTGCCCGCCATCCCAGTTTACGCAACGCACAACGGACACATTTTCTATCTGATTTGCCGTGATACCAACGAGCGGCAAGCGCTGATCCAACACCTCGCGGAGCACCAGATCTTGGCGGTTTTCCATTACCAAACGCTGCACAACAGCCCGTTTTACCACAACCTCCACGACGGTCGCCAATTGCCCCACGCCCGCCGCTTCGCCGAATGCCTGCTGCGCTTGCCTTTATATTTCGAACTTTCCGAAACCGATCAGCAACGCGTCATTGCTGCGGTCAATAGCTTTTACAAAGCTTAG
- a CDS encoding glycosyltransferase codes for MASSAPRIRMIASDSTAATNAAPHVLFISYDGMTDPLGQSQVLPYLTNLAKRGYRITLLSTEKPERFEQHRATIEAIVQKAGITWEYIFFRRKPPGLAKFLDLRELKQKALSIHRRTPLDMTHCRSYVSAAVGLMLKRKFGIKMLFDMRGFWVDERVDGGIWNLRNPVFRYAYRQYKQKEASYIAAADGIISLTENGKQEIQTWPAYQGAPITVIPCSTDFDLFPLIDRAQRAQGKAELGIPNNDLVISYLGSVGGWYLLDDMLRQFWVIKQQFPTARMLFITQDSKEEILAAARKLEGLREEDFLVRAATRQQVPKLLAASDINLFFIKQSYSKKASSPTKLGEILAMGIPVICNAGVGDVESIIRDTDGGIAIPELTEAWLQKAAAQVPQLLAKDPETLRRNAQPYYDLGRAVASYEQQYARILNRKAAKA; via the coding sequence ATGGCTAGCTCTGCACCGCGCATCCGCATGATAGCATCCGACTCCACAGCGGCGACCAACGCTGCTCCGCACGTTTTGTTTATTTCCTACGACGGCATGACTGACCCGCTAGGGCAGTCGCAGGTGTTGCCGTACCTGACCAATCTGGCAAAGCGTGGGTACCGTATTACCTTGCTTTCCACCGAGAAGCCCGAACGCTTCGAGCAGCACCGCGCTACCATCGAGGCGATCGTGCAGAAAGCCGGCATTACGTGGGAGTATATCTTTTTCCGTCGCAAGCCGCCAGGGCTGGCTAAGTTTCTCGACTTGAGAGAATTAAAGCAAAAGGCGCTTTCCATCCATCGCCGCACCCCCCTCGACATGACGCACTGCCGTAGCTATGTGAGTGCCGCGGTGGGACTGATGTTGAAGCGCAAATTTGGCATCAAGATGCTGTTTGACATGCGCGGCTTTTGGGTCGACGAGCGAGTCGATGGCGGCATCTGGAACCTGCGCAATCCGGTTTTCCGGTATGCGTATCGGCAATACAAACAAAAAGAAGCCTCTTACATCGCCGCGGCCGACGGTATTATCAGCCTGACCGAAAACGGCAAGCAAGAAATCCAGACTTGGCCGGCTTACCAAGGGGCTCCCATCACCGTAATCCCGTGCAGCACCGATTTCGATCTTTTTCCGCTCATTGACCGGGCGCAACGAGCTCAAGGAAAAGCAGAACTAGGGATTCCTAATAATGATTTAGTTATCAGCTATTTAGGCTCGGTAGGTGGATGGTATCTGCTGGATGACATGCTGCGGCAGTTTTGGGTAATCAAACAGCAATTCCCGACGGCCCGCATGTTGTTCATTACGCAAGACTCTAAGGAGGAAATATTGGCGGCCGCCCGTAAGCTCGAGGGCCTGCGTGAAGAAGACTTTTTGGTCCGCGCTGCCACGCGCCAGCAAGTGCCTAAGCTGCTGGCCGCTTCCGACATCAATCTGTTTTTCATCAAGCAGAGCTATTCCAAGAAAGCGAGCTCCCCAACTAAGCTGGGTGAAATTCTGGCGATGGGAATCCCAGTGATTTGCAACGCTGGCGTGGGCGACGTGGAGAGCATCATCCGCGACACGGACGGCGGCATTGCAATACCCGAACTTACTGAGGCATGGCTCCAGAAAGCGGCGGCACAAGTACCGCAACTGCTGGCCAAAGATCCGGAGACGTTACGCCGCAACGCGCAGCCCTACTACGATTTGGGCCGTGCGGTAGCTTCTTACGAGCAGCAGTACGCACGCATCCTAAATCGGAAAGCGGCTAAGGCCTGA
- the asnB gene encoding asparagine synthase (glutamine-hydrolyzing), producing MCGIAGFLNLTSASPLDEAALRGMTTCLAHRGPDADGFYFDGKVGLGHRRLSILDLSTAANQPMHSHNERYVTIFNGEVYNFHEIAEKLGVPMRTTSDTEVILEAYVRFGPEFVHLMNGMFAIAIYDKQTQTLDIFRDRMGIKPVYYYLDNQIFAFASELKSIVHIPEVKKTLTIDAEAVRHFLHLGYIPRPHSIYSQIRKMDSGSYVRVSGSELTETRYWKLEDQIKDQVISDRQEAKAQLNELLVSSVRYRMIADVPFGTFLSGGVDSSLVTAIAQSVSSTPVKTFSIGFDSAKHNESDYAKAVADKLGTNHHSFQVTYKEAMDTVGSLAGIYDEPFADSSAVPTLMVSKLARQHVTMTLSGDGGDELFHGYGMYTWANRLARQPLRGLRQPAAAVLGQMGNRYKRVAQLVAFPDAKRERSHIFSQEQYLFTETELDKLLQPKWQSKAALREQWQWPAGRTPTAAEKQALFDMQYYLQDDLLVKVDRATMEHSLETRVPLLDYRVVQFALNVAPELKMHDGESKSLLKDVLYDYLPRSIFQRPKWGFSVPLGTWLKNELHYLIDEHLSAESIESAGFVQYSAVKQLVDRFERGEDYLYNRIWLLIVLHQWLALHRASA from the coding sequence ATGTGCGGCATAGCTGGCTTTCTAAATCTTACTTCCGCTTCGCCCCTTGACGAAGCAGCCCTGCGTGGCATGACAACCTGCCTCGCGCATCGCGGACCCGATGCGGATGGGTTTTACTTTGACGGCAAGGTAGGACTAGGGCACCGTCGGTTGAGCATTCTCGACTTGTCGACGGCGGCTAACCAGCCGATGCACTCGCACAACGAGCGCTACGTTACTATTTTCAATGGTGAGGTTTACAACTTCCACGAGATTGCGGAAAAGCTAGGCGTGCCGATGCGCACTACTTCCGACACCGAAGTGATTCTGGAAGCGTATGTGCGATTCGGGCCGGAGTTTGTGCACCTCATGAACGGCATGTTTGCCATCGCGATCTACGATAAGCAGACGCAAACGCTCGACATCTTCCGGGATCGGATGGGTATCAAGCCGGTTTACTATTACCTTGATAATCAGATATTTGCATTCGCTTCGGAATTAAAATCTATTGTTCATATTCCCGAAGTCAAGAAGACGCTGACCATCGATGCGGAGGCCGTGCGGCACTTTTTGCATCTGGGCTATATTCCGCGGCCGCACAGCATTTATTCGCAGATCCGGAAGATGGATTCCGGCTCTTATGTGCGGGTAAGCGGCAGTGAACTGACCGAAACGCGCTACTGGAAACTGGAAGATCAGATCAAAGACCAGGTCATAAGCGACCGCCAGGAGGCCAAAGCCCAGTTGAACGAACTACTGGTTAGCTCAGTCCGGTATCGGATGATTGCCGACGTGCCATTTGGTACTTTCCTCAGCGGCGGCGTCGATTCGAGCTTGGTGACTGCCATTGCGCAGTCGGTTTCGAGCACGCCCGTCAAGACATTTTCCATCGGCTTCGACTCGGCTAAGCACAACGAATCGGATTACGCCAAGGCCGTCGCAGACAAACTGGGCACCAATCACCACAGCTTTCAGGTCACGTACAAAGAGGCCATGGACACGGTGGGCTCGCTGGCCGGAATTTACGATGAGCCTTTCGCCGACTCTTCAGCCGTGCCTACGCTGATGGTATCGAAGCTGGCTCGCCAGCACGTGACCATGACGCTGTCGGGTGATGGCGGCGACGAATTGTTTCATGGCTACGGCATGTACACCTGGGCGAACCGGCTGGCCCGCCAGCCATTGCGGGGGTTACGACAGCCTGCGGCGGCCGTATTGGGTCAGATGGGCAATCGCTACAAGCGGGTTGCACAATTGGTAGCGTTTCCGGATGCCAAACGTGAGCGGAGCCACATCTTCTCGCAGGAACAATACTTGTTCACCGAAACGGAACTGGACAAGCTGTTGCAGCCCAAGTGGCAGAGCAAAGCAGCGTTGCGCGAGCAATGGCAATGGCCCGCCGGCCGCACACCCACAGCAGCCGAAAAGCAGGCCCTGTTCGACATGCAATACTACTTGCAGGATGACCTCTTGGTAAAAGTAGACCGGGCTACCATGGAGCATTCTCTCGAAACGCGGGTACCGCTCCTGGATTACCGCGTCGTGCAATTTGCGCTTAACGTGGCGCCCGAATTGAAAATGCACGACGGCGAAAGCAAATCTTTGCTCAAAGACGTCTTGTATGATTACCTGCCGCGCAGCATTTTCCAGCGGCCCAAGTGGGGTTTTTCGGTGCCGCTAGGCACGTGGCTCAAAAACGAGCTGCACTATCTTATCGACGAGCATCTATCGGCTGAATCGATAGAAAGTGCTGGATTTGTGCAGTATAGCGCAGTAAAGCAGTTAGTTGATCGCTTTGAACGTGGCGAAGACTATTTGTACAACCGCATCTGGCTGTTGATTGTATTGCACCAATGGCTAGCTCTGCACCGCGCATCCGCATGA